From a single Apostichopus japonicus isolate 1M-3 chromosome 12, ASM3797524v1, whole genome shotgun sequence genomic region:
- the LOC139977717 gene encoding uncharacterized protein yields the protein MARTDSTFSARRFGLLVICTVFAMTSSASDCPEKCACDSEFTVVDCSNQDLTSVPRDIPLTTTTLNLEKNQLSFLNSSDFENLDSLTDLILSDNNLQSIQSGTFSIQSSLVRLMLDGNLLESVDNGTFQGTDNLEVLNMDSNNEMSVAPSTFQSISNLRQLSVQDTTFVSDYDFSGLTKLEMLEISNCHLEQLDPNNFKELNSLTDFYADENNLTDFNFVNNLPDLKKLCMSSNLLTEIQARAFENNQNLTRIILDQNAISTLASESFVGPKQIILIKLTLNQLETFPEDAFGELNGNESLRVDLEGNDLNCNQDMTWITSFVNKDIFKKATCASPTCLTGRDITTLASCDFDCGGDAMLGLIIALSVVSCLLILLCALMCVRCIRHGHAQSRYKTLGEVGITSSAPI from the coding sequence ATGGCCAGAACTGACAGTACCTTTTCGGCTAGAAGATTCGGCTTGCTCGTAATCTGTACCGTATTTGCAATGACGTCATCTGCCTCCGACTGCCCCGAAAAATGTGCTTGTGACAGCGAATTTACAGTAGTTGACTGCTCTAACCAGGACCTGACGTCAGTCCCACGTGACATACCACTTACCACCACTACTCTCAACCTTGAAAAGAATCAGTTGAGTTTCCTAAATTCGAGCGATTTCGAGAATTTGGACTCTTTAACTGATTTAATCTTGAGTGATAATAATTTACAGTCGATTCAAAGTGGCACGTTCTCAATTCAATCGAGTCTGGTGCGTCTAATGCTTGATGGAAATCTCCTTGAATCGGTTGACAATGGAACCTTTCAAGGTACGGATAACTTGGAGGTCTTAAATATGGATTCCAATAACGAGATGTCGGTAGCACCGTCGACTTTTCAAAGTATTAGCAACCTCCGTCAGTTGTCTGTACAAGATACTACGTTTGTATCTGACTACGATTTCTCCGGCCTCACAAAACTCGAAATGTTAGAAATTTCAAATTGTCACTTAGAACAACTTGATCCAAATAACTTTAAGGAATTGAATAGTTTGACAGACTTCTACGCCGACGAAAATAATCTCACAGATTTTAACTTTGTCAACAATTTGCcagatttaaagaaactttgCATGAGTAGCAACCTGCTTACTGAAATCCAAGCCAGAGCTTTCGAAAACAACCAAAATCTGACGAGGATTATCTTAGACCAGAACGCGATTTCAACTTTAGCTTCCGAAAGTTTCGTAGGACCAAAGCAAATCATCCTCATTAAGTTAACTTTAAATCAACTTGAGACATTTCCGGAAGACGCCTTCGGTGAACTAAACGGCAACGAATCTTTGAGGGTCGATCTGGAAGGAAATGACCTTAATTGCAATCAAGACATGACATGGATAACGTCATTCGTTAATAAGGATATCTTTAAGAAAGCGACTTGTGCAAGTCCAACCTGTCTCACGGGGAGAGATATCACAACTTTAGCATCTTGTGATTTTGACTGTGGCGGTGATGCAATGTTGGGACTCATCATTGCTCTCTCGGTAGTTTCCTGCCTCCTCATCTTACTGTGTGCGTTGATGTGCGTCAGATGTATACGTCATGGTCACGCGCAATCTCGGTATAAAACTCTCGGTGAAGTAGGTATCACATCATCGGCTCCGATCTAA
- the LOC139977407 gene encoding protein BTG3-like — protein MKDEISAAVVFITKIVRKSKHLNSEDVTAFSEQLARVLMSRFRNHWYEDKPSKGQGYRCIRISIDEPRDSVLVKAAEASGVTYNSLNLPVEMTLWVDPREVTCRFGEMGTCCTIASFTSTDSSDEESVVVDTNGNNGNVRIPSPNTLLEQQEGKLRNQKRQNNYNNDLYNSSQYSSSYASPRLRRQNPDPFRWVNNGTVAVRS, from the exons ATGAAAGACGAAATTTCAGCTGCAGTGGTATTCATTACCAAAATTGTTAGGAAGAGCAAGCACTTAAATTCTGAAGATGTTACTGCTTTTTCGGAACAATTAGCCCGTGTCTTGATGTCCAGGTTTAGAAACCACTGGTACGAAGATAAACCGTCGAAAGGACAAGGTTATCGCTGTATTCGTATTAGTATTGATGAGCCCAGGGACAGTGTTTTAGTAAAGGCTGCAGAAGCTTCTGGTGTCACATATAATTCTCTTAACTTACCAGTTGAAATGACTCTTTGGGTTGATCCACGAGAAGTTACATGCAG GTTCGGTGAGATGGGTACGTGCTGCACAATAGCTTCTTTTACCAGTACTGATAGCAGCGATGAGGAGAGCGTGGTAGTAGACACCAACGGTAACAACGGCAATGTTAGAATCCCTTCCCCTAACACCCTCCTGGAACAGCAAGAGGGTAAACTGAGGAATCAAAAGAGGCAGAACAATTACAACAACGATCTGTACAACAGCAGCCAGTATAGTAGTAGTTACGCTTCCCCTCGTCTCAGACGACAAAATCCAGATCCGTTTCGTTGGGTGAACAATGGGACTGTTGCGGTTCGCTCTTAG